A region from the Linepithema humile isolate Giens D197 chromosome 1, Lhum_UNIL_v1.0, whole genome shotgun sequence genome encodes:
- the LOC105669905 gene encoding uncharacterized protein — MVDLNETSENSTKNSLRKVKHSSEYEFVTVIKNNFNPKLFPNDFNIRTVKEQYTWINENIAEFFPNVPQSLLSIIPACYRQVDLPSMEKPKWLNVNKYYRGQKFASEHFASIVFTLIVGVVHVYSFNDFMKPVIMSRRSDTPYLEFQRCLATVQRFFNWYNGEPWIEGTPAYEDMLITRKKHLMMRDKLFKLDNEQIDNASKIAKPWCPDYKLLQKDFAAACPFENFRQRPYTFLNITPCRPKGMNNADMAVTQCCFISSLILWPENMGVKATDDDLEAFCHMWRCYGYFLGIEDKHNFCRGSLKEIRQRMKDLYQYWIIPNLKDVTPEWEHMTRCLIVPFNYYPFIYMPYKVMVLIATDLLNLNMSHLYKSLSYSEWCAYKIWKFLLRLALKFSTVRTIFNKVLRKIIDKAANYSPEKHAELQEISKMQLSNLSTMY; from the exons atggTAGATCTTAATGAGACGTCTGAAAACAGTACTAAAAATTCCCTACGTAAAGTAAAACATTCGAGTGAATATGAATTTGTAACAGTAATCAAGAATAACTTCAATCCGAAATTATTTCCGAATGACTTCAATATCCGAACCGTAAAAGAACAATATACCTGGATAAATGAGAATATCGCTGAATTCTTTCCAAACGTACCGCAATCTTTATTAAGCATAATACCTGCTTGCTATCGCCAAGTAGATTTACCATCAATGGAAAAACCAAAATGgttgaatgtaaataaatattatagaggaCAAAAATTTGCAAGCGAACATTTCGCTTCAATTGTTTTCACCCTAATAGTGGGAGTGGTCCATGTGTATTCTTTCAACGATTTTATGAAACCAGTAATCATGTCAAGACGCTCCGATACACCatatttagaatttcaaag atGTTTAGCGACTGTACAACGCTTTTTTAATTGGTACAACGGGGAGCCTTGGATTGAAGGAACGCCTGCTTATGAAGACATGCTAATTACGCGTAAGAAGCATTTGATGATGAGAGACAAATTGTTTAAACTTGATAACGAGCAAATCGATAATGCATCCAAAATTGCGAAGCCATGGTGTCCGgattacaaattattgcaaaaagattTTGCCGCGGCATGTCCATTTGAGAATTTTAGGCAACGTCCTTATACGTTTCTCAATATAACACCATGCAGACCAAAAGGTATGAATAATGCAGATATGGCAGTCACGCAATGCTGCTTTATAAGTTCGCTCATACTCTGGCCAGAAAATATGGGAGTGAAAGCAACTGATGATGATTTAGAAGCCTTTTGTCATATGTGGAGGTGTTACGGATATTTTCTTGGAATAGAAGACAA GCACAACTTTTGTCGTGGTAGCCTCAAGGAAATAAGACAACGCATGAAAGATCTGTATCAATATTGGATAATACCAAATTTGAAGGATGTTACACCCGAATGGGAGCATATGACGAGATGTCTCATCGTACCCTTCAATTATTATCCGTTCATATACATGCCTTATAAAGTGATGGTATTAATCGCAACAGATTTGTTAAATCTGAACATGTCACACTTGTATAAGTCGCTCAGTTACTCAGAATGGTGTgcttataaaatatggaa aTTCCTATTACGTCTCgctttgaaattttcaaccgtacgaacaatttttaataaagttttacgcaaaataattgataaagcGGCAAATTATAGCCCGGAAAAACATGCAGAACTTcaagaaatatcaaaaatgcaGCTGTCAAATTTGTCTACTATGTATTAG